One region of Populus trichocarpa isolate Nisqually-1 chromosome 4, P.trichocarpa_v4.1, whole genome shotgun sequence genomic DNA includes:
- the LOC18109226 gene encoding acetylajmalan esterase: MAIRFLALFQVLIIYSTFLHIILPQNSCNASNIVPKLKQCGFDAIYNLGTSISDTGNSAIDNPSIWQAMFPYGKTINEATGRPSDGLLIIDYIARSADLPLVVPYKNSSALHLSTSRGVNFAYSGAPALSEEALAKKNITLDWAKPTLSVQLGWLDDYFKGYCNNVKGDCKEAVSSSLFMINFGTNDYGYAFSQNHNIEEIKKNGLVSDVVEAIKQALQKIISQGARKVLVFGVALDGCRPISVTMESANKSATYDRFGCVKDNNDFCNYHNVLLQEGLKELREQHPDVQIVYGDLYNAMQSILDNSQSLGFKSLTEACCDVDVEIKKKAVLYKDKLCGAHGTIVCPKPEEYVFWDNGHCTQKANEQLADWIIQDIFPKFQCNA, from the exons ATGGCCATCAGATTTCTGGCTTTGTTTCAAGTTCTTATTATCTATTCTACTTTTCTTCACATCATTCTTCCTCAGAATTCATGCAATGCATCTAATATAGTACCCAAACTTAAGCAATGTGGATTTGATGCAATATATAATCTCGGGACTTCAATTTCAGATACAGGCAACTCAGCCATAGATAATCCTTCTATTTGGCAAGCCATGTTTCCTTATGGAAAAACCATTAACGAAGCAACTGGTAGACCCTCTGATGGACTGTTAATAATTGATTACATTG CAAGATCAGCCGATCTCCCCTTGGTCGTTCCCTATAAGAATTCTAGTGCATTACATTTGTCAACAAGTCGTGGAGTGAACTTCGCGTACAGCGGCGCTCCAGCCTTGTCAGAGGAAGCTCTTGCAAAAAAGAATATCACCCTAGATTGGGCAAAGCCTACTCTCAGTGTACAACTTGGATGGTTGGATGATTATTTCAAAGGATACTGTAATAATGTCAAAGGTG ACTGTAAGGAGGCAGTCAGCTCGTCACTTTTCATGATAAATTTCGGAACCAACGACTATGGTTATGCATTCAGCCAAAATCATAACATTGAAGAGATAAAGAAGAATGGCTTGGTGTCTGACGTTGTGGAGGCTATAAAACAAGCTCTTCAG AAAATCATTTCCCAAGGAGCTAGAAAAGTCCTCGTCTTTGGAGTAGCCCTAGATGGGTGTAGACCAATCTCAGTAACTATGGAATCTGCTAACAAATCTGCCACTTATGATCGATTTGGATGTGTAAAAGACAACAATGACTTCTGCAATTACCACAATGTTCTTCTTCAAGAAGGCCTTAAGGAATTAAGAGAGCAACATCCTGATGTACAAATAGTATATGGTGATCTTTACAATGCAATGCAATCGATTTTGGATAACTCCCAATCTCTTG GATTCAAATCACTGACAGAAGCTTGTTGTGATGTCGATGtcgaaattaaaaagaaagctGTCTTGTACAAAGATAAACTCTGCGGAGCTCATGGTACCATAGTTTGCCCTAAGCCTGAAGAATATGTCTTCTGGGATAATGGACATTGTACTCAGAAGGCAAATGAGCAGCTGGCCGACTGGATCATTCAAGACATCTTCCCCAAGTTTCAATGCAATGCTTGA
- the LOC18098330 gene encoding phosphoribosylamine--glycine ligase, with product MSCATLSLPPSLKLLNSCFQPSNKKSCFLSSSFSSVSFVGPLTSYGNKSSWDSCHVIKGLRSFPIVFKCVAQKSELSVSVGAGSNIASEKRLVVLVIGGGGREHALCYALQRSPSCDAVFCAPGNAGISNSGNATCIPELDISDSSAVISFCRKWGVGLVVVGPEAPLVSGLANDLVKAGIPTFGPSAEAAALEGSKNFMKNLCDKYKIPTAKYQTFTDPSSAKQYIEDQGAPIVIKADGLAAGKGVIVAMTLEEAYEAVDSMLVKSVFGSAGCCVVVEEFLEGEEASFFALVDGENAIPLESAQDHKRVGDGDTGPNTGGMGAYSPAPVLTKELQSVVMQTIIHPTVKGMAAEGCKFVGVLYAGLMIEKKTGLPKLIEYNVRFGDPECQVLMVRLESDLAQVLLAASRGELSGVSLKWSPGSAMVVVMASKGYPGSYEKGTVIQNLEEAENVAPTVKIFHAGTALNSDGNFIATGGRVLGVTATGRDLEEARDRAYQAVEEINWPGGFYRRDIGWRALPQKQLAPKK from the exons ATGTCTTGTGCTACCTTAAGCCTACCACCTTCTCTCAAACTTCTCAATAGCTGCTTTCAGCCTTCAAACAAGAAATCTTGTTTCCTCAGCAGCTCGTTTTCTTCGGTAAGCTTTGTGGGACCCTTGACTTCCTATGGTAACAAAAGCTCTTGGGACTCATGCCATGTAATTAAGGGCTTAAGATCGTTTCCCATCGTCTTCAAATGTGTTGCTCAGAAATCAGAGCTGTCGGTTTCAGTTGGTGCTGGCAGCAATATTGCTTCTG AAAAGAGGTTGGTTGTGTTGGTTATTGGTGGAGGGGGAAGAGAACATGCACTTTGCTATGCCTTGCAGCGATCTCCCTCCTGTGATGCAGTCTTCTGTGCTCCTGGCAATGCAGGGATTTCTAACTCTGGAAATGCTACCTGTATTCCAGAGCTTGACATCTCTGATAGCTCAGCAGTGATCTCCTTTTGCCGCAAATGGGGTGTTGGACTGGTTGTTGTGGGACCAGAGGCACCTTTGGTTTCTGGCCTTGCAAATGATTTAGTAAAAGCTGGAATCCCTACTTTTGGGCCATCAGCAGAAGCAGCTGCTTTAGAAGGTTCAAAGAACTTCATGAAAAATTTGTGCGACAAATATAAAATTCCTACTGCTAAG TACCAAACATTTACAGATCCATCTTCTGCAAAGCAATACATTGAGGACCAGGGAGCACCTATTGTCATAAAAGCAGATGGCTTGGCTGCTGGAAAAGGAGTTATTGTTGCCATGACACTAGAGGAGGCATATGAAGCTGTTGATTCAATGCTCGTGAAGAGTGTTTTTGGTTCTGCAGGTTGTTGCGTAGTTGTTGAAGAATTTCTGGAAGGAGAAGAAGCGTCTTTCTTTGCCCTGGTGGATGGAGAGAATGCTATTCCTCTAGAATCTGCTCAGGACCATAAAAGAGTTGGTGATGGAGACACAGGTCCCAATACTGGTGGGATGGGGGCATACTCTCCAGCACCAGTATTGACAAAAGAACTTCAGTCAGTGGTCATGCAAACTATAATTCACCCAACAGTCAAGGGAATGGCAGCCGAGGGTTGCAAGTTTGTAGGTGTTTTGTATGCTGGGCTGATGATTGAGAAGAAGACTGGCTTACCTAAGCTAATTGAGTACAATGTACGCTTTGGCGACCCTGAGTGTCAG GTGTTGATGGTTCGCTTGGAATCGGATCTAGCACAAGTCCTGCTTGCAGCTAGTAGAGGAGAGCTAAGTGGAGTGTCCCTGAAATGGTCTCCAGGGTCTGCCATGGTGGTGGTTATGGCAAGCAAGGGGTACCCTGGGTCCTATGAAAAGGGGACTGTGATTCAAAACCTTGAGGAGGCTGAGAATGTTGCTCCAACAGTTAAGATATTTCATGCCGGAACTGCCTTGAACTCAGACGGCAACTTCATTGCTACTGGGGGCCGAGTTCTTGGGGTCACTGCCACTGGAAGAGATCTTGAAGAGGCCCGGGACAGAGCTTATCAGGCAGTTGAGGAAATCAACTGGCCAGGAGGGTTCTACCGGCGAGATATTGGGTGGAGAGCGCTTCCTCAGAAGCAATTGgctccaaaaaaataa
- the LOC18098331 gene encoding uncharacterized protein LOC18098331, whose translation MSYEKTDPLRPAKYQEQEETMSCSLSYSNQLPFFSKRASTNLLFPNFTTSSLQLDSDKPCRRRLRALLSIQEIPPNALRRKNDPLWRGGFSLGVDLGLSRSGVALSKGFTVRPLTVLELRGQKLELRLLEIAENEEVDEFIIGLPKSWDGKETPQSNKVRSVAGRFAVLAAHRGWRVYLQDEHGTSTEATNRMIDMGLNKSTRQKKVDAYAAVMVLERYFSTFGEGTELVLPKQSDLQEKLQRGPPADIDFYPE comes from the exons atgagTTATGAAAAAACTGATCCTCTAAGGCCAGCCAAATACCAGGAGCAGGAGGAAACAATGTCTTGTTCACTCTCATACTCAAACCAGTTGCCTTTCTTCTCTAAAAGGGCATCCACCAATCTCCTATTTCCCAATTTCACTACGTCTTCCCTTCAACTTGATAGTGATAAGCCATGCCGAAGAAGATTAAGGGCTCTGTTATCCATTCAAGAAATCCCCCCCAATGCCCTTCGCCGGAAGAATGACCCACTGTGGAGAGGAGGGTTTAGTCTAGGGGTCGACTTGGGACTGTCTCGCTCTGGTGTTGCCCTTAGCAAAGGCTTTACCGTTCGCCCTCTCACG GTTTTGGAATTGCGAGGACAAAAGCTTGAGCTTCGACTTCTTGAAATTGCAGAAAACGAG GAGGTAGATGAGTTCATAATTGGGCTTCCAAAATCTTGGGATGGTAAGGAAACTCCACAATCCAACAAAGTTCGTAGTGTTGCTGGAAGGTTTGCTGTTCTAGCTGCTCACAG gGGTTGGAGAGTGTACCTACAAGATGAACACGGTACATCAACGGAAGCCACTAACCGAATGATTGACAT GGGCCTCAACAAGTCTACTCGGCAAAAGAAAGTCGATGCCTATGCTGCCGTG ATGGTTTTAGAGAGATATTTTTCCACGTTTGGCGAGGGAACTGAGCTTGTACTACCAAAACAATCAGATCTACAAGAAAAACTTCAAAGAGGTCCACCAGCGGACATAGATTTTTATCCAGAATAA